The Mumia flava sequence CCTCGCCGGACCTGCCGGACTCCCCCGCCACCGCTCGTCCCCCGGACTCCGACCCCGGGACGGTGATCACCACCGGCGGCAGCGAGTTCGGGCCGATGCTGTTCGACGAGAACGACCAGGCGATCTACATGTGGGAGCGCGAGCCGACCTCGAAGCCGACCTGCTACGGCGACTGCGCGGACGCGTGGCCGCCCGTCCTCACCGATGGCGAGCCGGTCGCAGCCGGCAAGGTGAAGCCTCGGCTGCTCGGCACCACGAAGCGACGCGGCGGCCAGATCCAGGTCACCTACGGCGGCCACCCGCTGTACTACTACGTCGATGAGGGGCCCGGCGAGGTCCTGTGCCACAACGTCGCGACGCACGGCGGCCTGTGGTGGGTGGTGCAGCCGGACGGCGATCCGGCCCCCTGACCCCGAGACGCCCGCCCGACGGGCCGAGTCAGCGCGAGCGGGTCGCCACCAGCACCCCGATCTTGTCGATCCGGTGCTCAGGGTTGCCGAACCGGTCCGACCACAGGTTGCCCGCCGCTCGGTCCTCCGGGGTCGCGCAGGTCGACAGCGTGATGAAAGCGCGCCGCGGCTCGGCGCCGGGCCTGCCGGGCACGGCTGCACGCTGCGCGGCCAGGGACGCCGGTGAACGGAACGACGTCGACCGCGTCCGCACGATCTCGTACGTCCACCGGGTGCCGCCGGCGCGGACGTGCACGCGGTCCCCCCGCCGGAGCTCGGGAAGATCGAGGAACGCCTGGCTGGACGACAGGCGGTGGGCGGTCACCTGGTAGTTCCCCAGGCCACCGGGCCCGGCTCCGCCGCGCGGACCGTGCGGGCTCGCGGCGTCGCCGCCGTCCTGGATCCGCGTCCCGGCGGCGTCGTCGGTCCGACCGCGGTAGGCGATCACCGCCAGCCCGCTGACGCCGATGGCAGGGATCGAGACGCGCGCGTCGCGCGGCGGTCGCCGCACCGCCACCGGCTCGGTCGCCACCGGCTCGGTCGCGGCCCCCTCCTCGGGCTCCTCGCTGGGCTGCGGGGTGGAACCCACGGCCGGCGGAGCGCCGGTGGCCGGCGTCCTCCGAGGAGCCGGCGGCTCGGAGCCGGCGTGCGGCGAGCCGGTCCCGGCCTCGCGGGGAGCAACCGACTCGGTCTCGGCGCGCGTCAGACCGGCGCAGCCGGAGAGTGCGAGCACCAGCGCGGCTGCTGCGACGGCGCCTCTGCCGACCTTCAGCATGCTCCGACTGTAGGTCGGACGAGCGGAGCAGCCCAGCAGCCGCGTCAGCACAGCGTCAGCGCCGGGCCGGCACAGCGTCAGCGCCGGGCCGGCACCGCGTCAGCGCCGGGCCGGCACCGCGTCAGCGCGGGCCGAGCACCTCGTCCATCACGCGCAGGACGTTGCCTCCCATCACCGCGGCGATCTCGGCCTCCGTGTAGCCGCGGTCGGCGAGCTCCTGGGTGACGACCGCGATCTGCGACGCGTCCCAGCGCGTGGTCACCGAACCGTCGAAGTCGCTCCCGAGCCCGACGTGCTCGATCCCCACGAGGTCGCGGACGTGCGTGATCGCGTCGACGACGGCCTCGGCGCTCGTGTCGCAGATCGCGCCGTCCCAGTAGCCGATCCCGACCACGCCGCCGGTCGCGGCGATCCCGCGGATCTCGGCGTCACCGAGGTTGCGGTTCACGTCGCAGGTGGCCTGGACCCCGCCGTGGCTCGAGACCACCGGCGCCGTCGCCGACGCGAGGATCTCGGCGACCGCCGTGTGGCTGGAGTGGGCGACGTCGACGATCATCCCGAGCCGCTCCATCTCCGCGAGCACGTCGCGGCCGAGGTCGGTCAGGCCGCCCTTGTCCTCGCCGTGCATGGACCCGCCGACCTCGTTGTCGAAGAAGTGCGTGAAGCCGGCCATCCGGTATCCCGCCTCGTACAGCGTCTCCAGGTTGCCGAGGTCGCCCTCGAGCGGCTGGAGGCCCTCGAGCGCCAGCATCCCGCCCGTGACGTCGTCCCCGGAGGCGCGGGCGTCCAGCAGCTCGGTCAGGTCCGTGGCCGAGCGGACCACGCGCAGCCGCCCCTCCGACCGCTCGGCCGCGTCGTCGAGCTTGTCGGCGTGGTACAGGGCACGCTCCAGCAGCGACGTCCACGTCCGCGGCGGCTGCAGCTGGACGACCGTGAGAAGGGTGATGTTGTCGGTGTCGGCGCTGTTGGAGTCGTAGTTCTGGTCCTTCGGGGACTTCGTCACCGACGAGAACACCTGGAGGGCGACGTTGCCGTCGTTGAGCCGGGGAAGGTCGACGTGCCCACGGTCGGAGCGGTCGAGCAGGTCGCGGTCCCACAGCAGCGTGTCGGAGTGCATGTCCACGACCGACAGCGAGTCGTGCAGCGCCTGCGTCTCGTCGCTCACCTCGGGGACAGGCCCCGGGGTGACCTCGTTCATGCTGCGCTCCACGATGCCGGGGGCGAGCGCGAAGAACGCGATGGTCGCGACGACGAGAAGCCCGAGGATCACGAGGGCGGCGCGCCTCAGGATGCGACGCGAGCGGCGCGAGCGGGGCGGGGCGGGCGTGGACGACAACGAACTACCTCCTGGTCGACCGCCCAACAGTAGCCTGCGTCAATCTGAGGAAGGCGCCCAGATCGAGCATCGCCTCCGGGGAGGCCGGGAGGTAGGCCGTGAGGTTCGGCGACCGGACGACGACGGCACGCCACTGCGCACGGGAGATTGCGACGTTGATCCGGTGGCGGTCCATCAGGAACGCCGCTCCCCGCGGGACGTCGCCTGCGGTGGACGCCGTCATCGACACGATCACCACGGCTGCCTCCAGGCCCTGGAACCGGTCGACCGTGCCGACGCGCACCGACCCCAGCCCTGCGGCGGCCAACGTCCTGCGGAGGAGGTTGACCTGGGCGTTGTACGGGGCGACCACGAGCACGTCGCCCGTGTCCAGCGGACGGGGATCGTCCTCAGGTCCCGCGACCCACTCCCGGCCGAGCAGGCGCTCGACCTGAGCGACGATCGCCGCCGCCTCCTCCAGCGACGCGACCCGGTTGCCGGAGTGGGGAACCTGCACCGTGACGATGCCGGGCTCGACGCCGTCGAGCCGCCGGGCAAGGGTCTGCTCGGCGGCGTGGAGGCGGCCGGCGTACGCGAGCTCCGAGATGCCGTCGCAGACCCGCGGATGCAGGCGGTAGGACGTGGACAGCAGATAGCCGAGGTGCTCCGGCAGCGTGGCGGCACCGTCCATCACCCAGGACAACGCCGAGGAGTCCACCGGCTCGGCGTGGGTCCCCTGGCTGACCTGTGGGAGCTGGCGTGGGTCCCCGATCAGGAGCAGGCGGGTCGTGGCGACCGCGACGCCGATCGTCGGGGCGAGAGCGAACTGGCCGGCCTCCTCCACGACGACGAGATCGAGGCACGCGCGCGCGACACGGGTCTCGTTCGTCAAGGTCCAGGCGGTCGCGCCGAGGACCGCGCCGTCGTGCTCGGCGAGGAAGTCGGCCACCGCGCCGCCCGTGGTGGGAAGGGTGCGCCACGGCCGCTCCTCGGGCCCGGGGCGATCGGGCCCGGGGCGATCGGGCCCGGGGCGCTGCTCGGCCTTGCCGATCAGCTGCGGATCGAGCCCGGCCGAGCAGAGCGCGGCCAGGACGTTGTCGATCGCGGCGTGGGACTGGGCCACCACGCCCACCTGCCACCCGTCCTCCTCGACCAGGCGCTTGATCACGCGCGCGGCGGTATAGGTCTTGCCCGTCCCGGGCGGGCCCTGGACCGGGAGGTAGGAGTGGTCGAGCCTGCGCAGCGCGGACACGAGGTCGGCGACCGTGTCACCGGTGGCGGGCAACGCGCCGGACCCGCTGAGCCGCGGAGGCCGCCGTGAGAGCAGGTCGAGCGCCGGACCGGCACCGATGGCGCCGGCCTCCACCGCCGCCGACGCACTCGCGCGGATGGCACGGTCGATGCTCTCGGCTCGGGGCGGCGGGGCAGGCGTGAGCGCTGCCGGCAGCACGTCCGCGGGCGCCGCGGCCGACGCCGCACGCTCGACCACCCGGACCGTGTCCGGCGGCGTCGCACCGCCCTGCTGCGCGAGGGCGGGATCCTGCTCCGCACCGACCGTGAGGCGGTCGAGGCCGCTGCTCCAGGCACGGATCCCGTCGGTCGAACGGTGCGTGCCCTCCGGCGCCGGCTCGTCGTACAGCAGGTAGGCCTCCGACGTGTCGGCGACGGTGCTGCCGGGACCCCACGCGCCGCGGAGCCGGACGGTCCGCCTCGGCGTCCGCTGCCGGCCGACCGTGGCCCACGGCTCCTCGACGACGCCGTCGTCGACCACGAAGACGTCGCGGGTCCCGGCCCACTCGTCCAGCGGCGCGCGCAGCCGGTCGAAGTGCGACCACCAGAACGGAAGCGCCTCACGGCGGTAGTAGCCCACCGCTGCTGCGAGCATCGCCCACGTCTGCTCGTCCGCCGTGCGCCTGGTCCGGTCGGGCGGGCCCGAGCGCGCCGCCAGGGCCTCCAGGAGCGGCTGGTCCGGGTCCGCGTCCGCGTCGTGCTCGGGCGACTCGCTCCCGACGACGCCGTCGGTCCCCGCGGCTCCCCTCGCTCCGGTGCTGCCCACGACGACCCCCGCCTCCGCGGCACGCCCGAGCAGCCAGTCGCGCAGCCGCAGCGTCGACAGACAGTCGTACCGGTTGTAGTCGGCGAGCTCGCGCAGCGCGCGATCGGCCTCCGCGTGCCGTCCGGCGTCGCGGAGCGCCCGGAACCGGTGGTACTCGACGATCGACTGGTCTCCGGCCGTCACGTCGCTCTCACGGAGCTCGTCGGCGTGCATGTACAAGGGCTCGAGCTTCTTGATCGAGTAGGACGGCTGGGACACCCGCACCGACCCCCGCACCACCTGGTAGAGGTCGACGAAGACGCCGTCGCGCAGCAGGGAGTCGAGCTCGGCCTCGCGGCTCCCGAAACGGGCCGCCATGCGCTTCAGAGCCGCCGTCTCGTACGGCGCGTAGTGGTAGACGTGCAGACCCGGGTGCGCACGCCGCCGCTGCACGAGGTCGTCCACGAACTGCTCGAACGCCTGCCGCTCCTCGGCGCGGGAGTGCGCCCACGTCGGGGTGAAACGACCGTGCCGAGCCCCCGGCGCAGGCGCCTCCATCGAACCCCAGAGGTACTCGAGACCCCACTCCGTGAGATCCGACTCGACGTAGAGGGGGTCGCCCTCGAAGTCGAAGAACAGGTCGCCCGGCGACGGCGACGGCAGGGTCACGAGGTGGTCCGTGCCGACCAGCTCGTAGCGGACCTGGGGACGACCGTCGGGTCCGGGGCCGGCGTCGGCCTGGGCCGCCTGGAGCCGAGCCTGCGCCCGCAGCGACTCGAAGGTCCGTGCGGGCATGCCGGCCGGCGCCGAGGAGGCCCCCGCGAGGTCGGCGATCGTCAGGATGTCGGCATCACGCAGCCGCCGCCGCTGGTCGACCCGCAGCCCGGCGACGCCGAGCAGGTCGTCGCGCGCGGACAGGGCCGCAGCGCACGCGTCACAGCGGCCGCAGGCGACG is a genomic window containing:
- a CDS encoding COG4315 family predicted lipoprotein, which gives rise to MRSALLATLAASALVLTACGSEGGDTADPSTSPPRSAATSASDTAEPETATEPSSSPDLPDSPATARPPDSDPGTVITTGGSEFGPMLFDENDQAIYMWEREPTSKPTCYGDCADAWPPVLTDGEPVAAGKVKPRLLGTTKRRGGQIQVTYGGHPLYYYVDEGPGEVLCHNVATHGGLWWVVQPDGDPAP
- a CDS encoding sortase domain-containing protein, encoding MLKVGRGAVAAAALVLALSGCAGLTRAETESVAPREAGTGSPHAGSEPPAPRRTPATGAPPAVGSTPQPSEEPEEGAATEPVATEPVAVRRPPRDARVSIPAIGVSGLAVIAYRGRTDDAAGTRIQDGGDAASPHGPRGGAGPGGLGNYQVTAHRLSSSQAFLDLPELRRGDRVHVRAGGTRWTYEIVRTRSTSFRSPASLAAQRAAVPGRPGAEPRRAFITLSTCATPEDRAAGNLWSDRFGNPEHRIDKIGVLVATRSR
- a CDS encoding dipeptidase: MSSTPAPPRSRRSRRILRRAALVILGLLVVATIAFFALAPGIVERSMNEVTPGPVPEVSDETQALHDSLSVVDMHSDTLLWDRDLLDRSDRGHVDLPRLNDGNVALQVFSSVTKSPKDQNYDSNSADTDNITLLTVVQLQPPRTWTSLLERALYHADKLDDAAERSEGRLRVVRSATDLTELLDARASGDDVTGGMLALEGLQPLEGDLGNLETLYEAGYRMAGFTHFFDNEVGGSMHGEDKGGLTDLGRDVLAEMERLGMIVDVAHSSHTAVAEILASATAPVVSSHGGVQATCDVNRNLGDAEIRGIAATGGVVGIGYWDGAICDTSAEAVVDAITHVRDLVGIEHVGLGSDFDGSVTTRWDASQIAVVTQELADRGYTEAEIAAVMGGNVLRVMDEVLGPR
- a CDS encoding TM0106 family RecB-like putative nuclease, with product MFVLEGRVCWSASDLTAAAECEYAVLRRLDVLRGRSERLDVPDDPMLTHVAWLGDEHERRELERLSVLHGDRLRRVERVGTGDPDALRALHEHTLEVLASDADVICQAGFFDGEFHGYADFLERTDQGWAVCDAKLARQVRTKALLQLAAYADQLAQAGLKVAPEATLLLGDGRRESFAAAELMPVFVERRDRLRTILSRHDAEGGVVDVDDPRFVACGRCDACAAALSARDDLLGVAGLRVDQRRRLRDADILTIADLAGASSAPAGMPARTFESLRAQARLQAAQADAGPGPDGRPQVRYELVGTDHLVTLPSPSPGDLFFDFEGDPLYVESDLTEWGLEYLWGSMEAPAPGARHGRFTPTWAHSRAEERQAFEQFVDDLVQRRRAHPGLHVYHYAPYETAALKRMAARFGSREAELDSLLRDGVFVDLYQVVRGSVRVSQPSYSIKKLEPLYMHADELRESDVTAGDQSIVEYHRFRALRDAGRHAEADRALRELADYNRYDCLSTLRLRDWLLGRAAEAGVVVGSTGARGAAGTDGVVGSESPEHDADADPDQPLLEALAARSGPPDRTRRTADEQTWAMLAAAVGYYRREALPFWWSHFDRLRAPLDEWAGTRDVFVVDDGVVEEPWATVGRQRTPRRTVRLRGAWGPGSTVADTSEAYLLYDEPAPEGTHRSTDGIRAWSSGLDRLTVGAEQDPALAQQGGATPPDTVRVVERAASAAAPADVLPAALTPAPPPRAESIDRAIRASASAAVEAGAIGAGPALDLLSRRPPRLSGSGALPATGDTVADLVSALRRLDHSYLPVQGPPGTGKTYTAARVIKRLVEEDGWQVGVVAQSHAAIDNVLAALCSAGLDPQLIGKAEQRPGPDRPGPDRPGPEERPWRTLPTTGGAVADFLAEHDGAVLGATAWTLTNETRVARACLDLVVVEEAGQFALAPTIGVAVATTRLLLIGDPRQLPQVSQGTHAEPVDSSALSWVMDGAATLPEHLGYLLSTSYRLHPRVCDGISELAYAGRLHAAEQTLARRLDGVEPGIVTVQVPHSGNRVASLEEAAAIVAQVERLLGREWVAGPEDDPRPLDTGDVLVVAPYNAQVNLLRRTLAAAGLGSVRVGTVDRFQGLEAAVVIVSMTASTAGDVPRGAAFLMDRHRINVAISRAQWRAVVVRSPNLTAYLPASPEAMLDLGAFLRLTQATVGRSTRR